The Micromonospora sp. WMMD961 genome has a segment encoding these proteins:
- a CDS encoding ATP-dependent helicase: protein MTGADADARTVLAGFGPATRAWFDAAFAAPTAAQTGAWRSVAAGRNALVVAPTGSGKTLAAFLWSLDRLAREPAPTEARQRCRVLYVSPLKALAVDVERNLRAPLAGIRQAATRLGVAPPDITVGMRTGDTPADERRAFARTPPDILITTPESLFLLLTSAARDSLRGVQTVIVDEVHAVAGSKRGAHLALSLERLDELLPAPAQRIGLSATVRPIDACAQFLGGARPVDVVQPATPKTIEVSVQVPVEDMTRLDEQEQPPEDDLGGPGPRRASIWPAVEERVFTLIGQHRSTIVFTNSRRSAERLCARLNELAAEEAASSSAESALGVPEGLSAGDDLAADRDPAAGAQRWGGPAGPVRNRPPAEVMAQSGAATGASPVIARAHHGSVSREERKHIEEALKSGQLPAVVATSSLELGIDMGAVDLVVQIEAPPSVAAGLQRVGRAGHQVGAVSRGVVFPKHRGDLLSCAVVAERMTDGAIEELHYPRNPLDVLAQQIVAMVALEPWPLGDLAVLVRRAAPFAELPDSALHAVLDMLSGRYPSTAFAELRPRLVWDRTTDLLTGRPGAQRLAVTSGGTIPDRGLFGVFLAGAERAARVGELDEEMVYESRVGDVFLLGSSSWRIEEITPDRVLVSPAPGQAARMPFWKGDQLGRPVELGRAIGARVRTLLRQSDEAALATLRDGGLDDWAAGNLMAYLREQREATRSLPDDRTVVVERFRDELGDWRLAVHSVLGARVNGPWALAVGRRLAERYGVDAQVMPSDDGIVVRLPDTADEPPGAEVVVFEPDEIAQLVEESVGTSALFAARFRECAARSLLLPRRDPRRRQPLWQQRQRAAQLLDVAREYADFPVTLEAARECLQDVFDQPALAGLMRDLATRKVRLVEVETSAPSPFARSLLFGYVGAFLYEGDAPLAERRAAALALDSTLLGELLGRVDLRELLDPAVLTETDRQLRWLTEQRRPRDAEDVVELLRVLGDLSDAELTERGVPGAWLTELEATRRVLRVRIAGEQRWVGVEDAGRLRDALGVALPVGVAEAYLAPVADPLGDLVARYARTHGPFAAASCAARFGLGVFVVEQALRRLGATGRVVSGEFTPESAGAQWCDAEVLRMLRRRSLAALRREIEPVPPRALATFLPRWQQVGSSARGVEALAATVEQLQGAAVPASALERLVLPGRVADYSPAQLDELCASGEVLWAGSGAISGGDGWVTLAYADAAPLLLPPPDEALTRTPLHDAVLDALGDGQALFFRPLADRVGSTDDAALTGVIWDLVWAGHLTNDTLAPLRAVLGAGGAHRSRPSAPRTRYRRPGRVALPTRGGPPTVAGRWSRLPERDVDPTRRAAALADVLLERHGVVTRGAVMAEQVVGGFSAVYPVLSALEERGAARRGYFVEGLGAAQFAVPGAVDRLRALAEPTDGARGRGAPATVLAATDPANPYGAALPWPERVLDSGDGAAPATGHRAGRKAGALVVQVGGDLVLYVERGGRTLLSFNDDADALAAAGKALADAVHSGALGAMSVERADGEAVHSSPLRDALTAAGFRATPRGLRLRG from the coding sequence GTGACCGGGGCAGACGCAGACGCCCGCACGGTGCTCGCCGGGTTCGGTCCGGCCACCCGTGCCTGGTTCGACGCGGCCTTCGCCGCGCCCACCGCCGCCCAGACCGGCGCCTGGCGGTCCGTCGCCGCCGGCCGCAACGCCCTCGTCGTGGCACCCACCGGCTCGGGCAAGACGCTCGCGGCCTTCCTCTGGTCACTGGACCGGCTCGCCCGCGAACCGGCACCGACCGAGGCCCGCCAGCGGTGTCGAGTGCTCTACGTCAGCCCACTCAAGGCCCTCGCCGTCGACGTCGAACGCAACCTGCGCGCCCCGCTGGCCGGGATCCGGCAGGCGGCGACCCGGCTGGGCGTCGCACCGCCCGACATCACCGTCGGCATGCGCACCGGCGACACACCGGCCGACGAGCGACGAGCCTTCGCCCGCACCCCACCGGACATCCTCATCACCACACCCGAGTCGCTGTTCCTGCTGCTCACGTCCGCCGCCCGCGATTCGCTGCGCGGCGTCCAGACGGTGATCGTCGACGAGGTGCACGCGGTGGCCGGCAGCAAACGTGGCGCCCACCTCGCCCTCTCCCTCGAACGCCTCGACGAGCTGCTGCCCGCCCCGGCGCAACGCATCGGGCTCTCCGCCACCGTCCGGCCGATCGACGCCTGCGCGCAGTTCCTCGGCGGCGCCCGCCCGGTCGACGTGGTGCAACCGGCCACCCCGAAGACCATCGAGGTCAGCGTTCAGGTCCCGGTGGAGGACATGACCCGCCTCGACGAGCAGGAGCAGCCACCGGAGGACGACCTCGGCGGCCCCGGCCCGCGTCGCGCCTCGATCTGGCCGGCCGTCGAGGAGCGGGTCTTCACCCTCATCGGGCAGCACCGCTCGACCATCGTCTTCACCAACTCCCGCCGCAGCGCCGAGCGCCTCTGCGCCCGGCTCAACGAGCTGGCCGCCGAAGAGGCCGCATCCTCATCGGCCGAGAGCGCGCTCGGCGTACCGGAGGGGTTGTCGGCCGGCGACGACCTGGCGGCCGACCGCGACCCGGCGGCCGGCGCGCAGCGGTGGGGTGGCCCCGCCGGTCCGGTGCGCAACCGGCCACCGGCCGAGGTGATGGCCCAGTCCGGCGCGGCCACCGGCGCGTCGCCGGTGATCGCCCGCGCCCACCACGGCAGCGTCTCCCGGGAGGAGCGCAAGCACATCGAGGAGGCGCTCAAGTCCGGCCAACTTCCGGCGGTGGTGGCCACCTCCAGCCTGGAGCTGGGCATCGACATGGGCGCTGTCGACCTGGTGGTGCAGATCGAGGCCCCACCCAGCGTGGCCGCCGGTCTGCAACGGGTCGGCCGGGCCGGGCATCAGGTGGGGGCGGTCTCCCGTGGGGTGGTCTTCCCCAAGCACCGCGGTGACCTGCTGTCCTGCGCGGTGGTCGCCGAGCGGATGACCGACGGCGCGATCGAGGAGCTGCACTACCCGCGCAACCCGCTGGACGTGCTGGCCCAGCAGATCGTCGCGATGGTGGCACTGGAGCCGTGGCCGCTCGGTGACCTGGCCGTGCTGGTCCGCCGGGCTGCCCCCTTCGCCGAGTTGCCCGACTCCGCGCTGCACGCCGTGCTGGACATGCTCTCCGGCCGCTACCCGTCCACCGCCTTCGCCGAGCTGCGCCCCCGACTGGTCTGGGACCGCACCACCGACCTGCTCACCGGGCGTCCCGGCGCACAACGACTCGCGGTGACCAGCGGCGGCACGATCCCGGACCGGGGCCTGTTCGGGGTCTTCCTGGCCGGTGCCGAACGGGCCGCCCGCGTCGGTGAGCTGGACGAGGAGATGGTCTACGAGTCGCGGGTCGGCGACGTCTTCCTGCTCGGCTCCTCCTCCTGGCGCATCGAGGAGATCACGCCCGACCGGGTGCTGGTCTCGCCCGCCCCCGGTCAGGCCGCGCGGATGCCCTTCTGGAAGGGCGACCAGCTGGGCCGGCCGGTGGAGCTGGGCCGGGCCATCGGCGCCCGGGTGCGCACCCTGCTGCGGCAGAGCGACGAGGCGGCGCTGGCCACGCTGCGCGACGGCGGCCTGGACGACTGGGCCGCCGGCAACCTGATGGCCTACCTGCGCGAGCAGCGGGAGGCCACCCGTTCGCTGCCCGACGACCGCACCGTCGTGGTCGAGCGGTTCCGCGACGAGCTGGGCGACTGGCGGCTCGCCGTGCACAGCGTCCTCGGCGCCCGGGTCAACGGGCCGTGGGCGCTCGCCGTCGGTCGCCGGCTGGCCGAGCGGTACGGGGTGGACGCCCAGGTGATGCCCTCCGACGACGGCATCGTGGTGCGACTTCCGGACACCGCCGACGAGCCGCCCGGCGCCGAGGTGGTGGTCTTCGAGCCGGACGAGATCGCCCAACTCGTCGAGGAGTCGGTCGGCACGTCCGCGCTCTTCGCCGCCCGTTTCCGGGAGTGCGCGGCCCGGTCGCTGCTGCTGCCCCGCCGCGACCCGCGCCGCCGCCAACCGCTCTGGCAGCAGCGGCAACGCGCCGCTCAACTGCTCGACGTCGCCCGCGAGTACGCGGACTTCCCGGTCACCCTGGAGGCCGCCCGAGAGTGCCTCCAGGACGTCTTCGACCAGCCGGCACTGGCCGGCCTGATGCGAGACCTGGCCACCCGAAAGGTGCGGCTGGTCGAGGTCGAGACCAGCGCGCCGTCGCCGTTCGCCCGGTCGCTGCTCTTCGGTTACGTCGGCGCGTTCCTCTACGAGGGCGACGCTCCGCTGGCCGAGCGTCGCGCCGCCGCGCTCGCCCTCGACTCCACGCTCCTCGGCGAGTTGCTCGGCCGGGTCGACCTGCGCGAGCTGCTCGACCCGGCCGTGCTCACCGAGACGGATCGGCAGTTGCGCTGGCTGACCGAGCAACGCCGCCCCCGCGACGCCGAGGACGTCGTCGAGCTGCTGCGGGTGCTCGGTGACCTGAGCGACGCCGAGCTGACCGAGCGAGGAGTGCCCGGGGCCTGGCTGACCGAGCTGGAGGCGACCCGCCGGGTGCTGCGGGTCCGGATCGCCGGCGAGCAGCGCTGGGTGGGCGTCGAGGACGCCGGCCGGCTGCGTGACGCCCTCGGCGTGGCGCTGCCGGTCGGGGTGGCCGAGGCGTACCTCGCCCCGGTGGCCGATCCGCTCGGTGACCTGGTGGCCCGCTACGCCCGCACGCACGGGCCGTTCGCCGCCGCCAGTTGCGCGGCCCGCTTCGGGCTCGGCGTGTTCGTCGTCGAGCAGGCGTTGCGCCGGCTCGGCGCCACCGGGCGGGTGGTGTCCGGGGAGTTCACCCCGGAGTCTGCCGGTGCCCAGTGGTGCGACGCCGAGGTGCTGCGGATGCTGCGCCGCCGCTCGCTCGCGGCGCTACGCCGCGAGATCGAGCCGGTGCCGCCCCGGGCGCTCGCCACGTTCCTGCCACGTTGGCAGCAGGTCGGCTCGTCCGCCCGAGGGGTGGAGGCGCTCGCCGCGACGGTGGAGCAGTTGCAGGGCGCGGCGGTGCCGGCGTCCGCCCTGGAACGGTTGGTGCTGCCCGGTCGGGTCGCCGACTACTCCCCCGCCCAGCTCGACGAGCTGTGCGCCAGCGGGGAGGTGCTCTGGGCCGGGTCGGGGGCGATCTCCGGTGGTGACGGCTGGGTGACCCTCGCGTACGCGGACGCCGCACCGCTGCTGCTCCCGCCGCCGGACGAGGCGTTGACCCGTACCCCGCTGCACGACGCGGTGCTCGACGCGCTCGGCGACGGGCAGGCGTTGTTCTTCCGGCCGCTGGCCGACCGGGTCGGCTCCACCGACGACGCCGCGCTGACCGGCGTGATCTGGGACCTGGTCTGGGCCGGGCACCTCACCAACGACACCCTCGCTCCGCTGCGCGCGGTGCTCGGCGCTGGTGGTGCGCACCGCTCGCGGCCGTCCGCGCCGCGCACCCGTTACCGGCGTCCCGGTCGGGTGGCGCTGCCCACCCGCGGTGGTCCGCCGACCGTCGCCGGTCGGTGGTCACGCCTGCCGGAGCGGGACGTCGACCCGACCCGGCGGGCCGCCGCGCTCGCCGACGTCCTGCTGGAGCGACACGGGGTGGTCACCCGCGGCGCGGTGATGGCCGAACAGGTGGTCGGCGGTTTCTCGGCGGTCTACCCGGTGCTGTCGGCGCTGGAGGAGCGCGGCGCGGCCCGCCGTGGTTACTTCGTCGAAGGGCTGGGCGCGGCGCAGTTCGCGGTGCCCGGCGCGGTGGACCGCCTCCGCGCGTTGGCCGAGCCCACCGACGGCGCCCGGGGCCGGGGCGCACCGGCCACCGTGCTCGCCGCCACCGACCCCGCCAACCCGTACGGTGCGGCGCTGCCCTGGCCGGAGCGGGTGCTCGACTCCGGCGACGGGGCCGCTCCGGCGACCGGGCACCGTGCCGGTCGCAAGGCCGGTGCGCTGGTGGTGCAGGTCGGTGGCGACCTCGTCCTCTACGTGGAACGCGGTGGCCGGACGCTGCTCTCCTTCAACGACGACGCGGACGCGCTCGCCGCGGCCGGCAAGGCGCTCGCCGACGCCGTGCACTCGGGCGCGTTGGGTGCGATGTCGGTGGAGCGGGCCGACGGCGAGGCGGTGCACTCCTCACCGCTGCGCGACGCGCTGACCGCCGCCGGGTTCCGGGCCACCCCCCGTGGCCTGCGCCTGCGCGGCTGA
- a CDS encoding Na+/H+ antiporter subunit A, translating into MLVLLVLHLAAALAAPLLVRWWGSSACYALALAPAAAFCWAVARTPDVGDGGAVVETYPWIQQLGLDIALRLTTLSWLMTLLIGGVGALVLVYSARYFSTGSTGMAQFAGVLVAFAGAMLVLVFADDLLLLYVGWELTTIFSYLLIGHSTERRSSRWAAAQALTVTTLGGLAMLVGFIMLGEHAGTYRWSELSTQPLPGGGYLVGAVLLILAGALSKSAVLPFNSWLPVAMAAPTPVSAYLHAAAMVKGGVYLVGLLAPVLATVGPWRPVVQVAGVATMLVGGWAALRQTDLKLLLAYGTVSQLGLLVAVTGSGTPDAALAGVAMLLAHALFKAALFLVVGIIDHGAGTRDLRELTGLRRWSRSLFVVAVLAAASMAGVPPLVGFVSKEAVFAAFTHQPVLLSGLVVGTVLTVAYSARFLWGAFADRPGVAPVRPGPVAASMLVPPAVLAGVGLLAGPAASVLDELLSPYADLLGEVDAHLALWSGPTPALGLSVVALVGGGLLFALRGPFAPVLARLRAPVSGNQGYEWIVGRLDRLAIEVTGATQRGSLPQYLAIILLALVLVPGTAMLSAGPWRARIPLWDSLLQPVVVVVIAVAAVLAVGARRRLTAMLLVGMTGYGTAMLFVLHGAPDLALTQFLVETATIAVFVLVLRRLPERFSARPLRRTRWARRVIGVAAGVVAAGLALAAVGARRAPDISAAFPDLAVVQGYGRNVVNVTLVDIRAWDTMGELAVLVVAATGVASLIFERSRTGPRPRRPESDQRVGARDRPVWLRGGPTLYEERRSIVLEVVIRLIFHTVVLFSLFLLFSGHNAPGGGFAGGLVAGLALVVRYLAGGRYELTEAAPIGAGAILGAGLAVAVGSGVVALLVGGSVLESAKVDRVLPLVGDAHLVTSLFFDIGVYLVVIGLVLDILRSLGAEVDRHIEATGTSTGGLAVDKGDRP; encoded by the coding sequence GTGCTGGTACTGCTCGTCCTCCACCTCGCGGCGGCTCTCGCCGCACCGCTGCTTGTCCGGTGGTGGGGTTCGAGCGCGTGCTATGCGCTGGCGCTGGCGCCCGCCGCCGCGTTCTGCTGGGCGGTGGCCCGCACCCCGGACGTCGGCGACGGCGGGGCGGTGGTCGAGACGTACCCGTGGATCCAGCAGTTGGGTCTGGACATCGCGCTGCGGCTCACCACGCTGTCCTGGCTGATGACACTGCTGATCGGCGGCGTCGGCGCGCTGGTCCTGGTCTACAGCGCCCGCTACTTCAGTACCGGCTCCACCGGAATGGCGCAGTTCGCCGGGGTCCTGGTGGCCTTCGCCGGCGCGATGCTCGTCCTGGTCTTCGCCGACGACCTGCTGCTGCTCTACGTCGGTTGGGAGCTGACCACGATCTTCTCGTACCTGCTGATCGGGCACAGCACCGAACGGCGGTCCAGCCGGTGGGCGGCGGCGCAGGCGTTGACGGTCACCACGCTGGGCGGGCTCGCCATGCTGGTCGGGTTCATCATGCTGGGCGAGCACGCCGGCACCTACCGCTGGTCGGAGCTCAGCACCCAGCCGCTGCCCGGCGGCGGGTACCTGGTCGGCGCCGTGCTGCTGATCCTGGCCGGCGCGCTGTCCAAGTCGGCGGTGCTGCCGTTCAACTCCTGGCTACCGGTCGCGATGGCGGCCCCCACGCCGGTCAGCGCGTACCTGCACGCCGCCGCGATGGTCAAGGGCGGCGTCTACCTGGTCGGGCTGCTCGCGCCGGTGCTCGCCACGGTCGGCCCGTGGCGGCCGGTGGTGCAGGTCGCCGGCGTGGCGACAATGCTCGTCGGCGGTTGGGCGGCACTGCGGCAGACCGATCTGAAACTGCTGCTGGCGTACGGGACGGTCAGTCAGCTCGGTCTGCTGGTCGCGGTCACCGGGTCGGGCACCCCCGACGCGGCCCTGGCCGGCGTGGCGATGCTGCTGGCGCACGCGCTGTTCAAGGCGGCGCTGTTCCTGGTCGTCGGCATCATCGACCACGGTGCCGGCACCCGTGACCTGCGCGAGTTGACCGGACTGCGGCGCTGGTCCAGGTCGCTGTTCGTGGTGGCGGTGCTGGCCGCGGCGTCGATGGCCGGCGTGCCGCCGCTGGTCGGCTTCGTGTCCAAGGAGGCGGTGTTCGCGGCGTTCACCCACCAGCCGGTGCTCCTCAGCGGTCTGGTCGTCGGGACGGTGCTCACCGTCGCGTACAGCGCACGCTTCCTCTGGGGCGCGTTCGCCGACCGGCCGGGCGTGGCACCGGTCCGACCGGGACCGGTCGCCGCATCGATGCTGGTCCCGCCGGCGGTGCTCGCCGGGGTCGGTCTCCTCGCCGGCCCGGCCGCGAGCGTGTTGGACGAGCTGTTGAGCCCGTACGCCGATCTGCTCGGTGAGGTGGACGCGCACCTGGCGCTCTGGTCCGGGCCGACTCCGGCGCTCGGCCTGTCCGTCGTGGCGCTCGTCGGCGGTGGCCTGCTCTTCGCCCTGCGCGGCCCGTTCGCCCCGGTGCTGGCCCGGCTGCGCGCGCCGGTGAGCGGCAACCAGGGGTACGAGTGGATCGTGGGCCGGTTGGACCGGCTGGCCATCGAAGTCACCGGCGCGACCCAGCGTGGTTCCCTGCCGCAGTATCTGGCCATCATCCTGCTCGCCCTGGTGCTGGTGCCCGGTACGGCGATGCTCTCCGCCGGCCCGTGGCGGGCGAGGATCCCGCTCTGGGACAGCCTGCTGCAACCGGTGGTCGTCGTGGTGATCGCGGTCGCCGCGGTGCTGGCGGTCGGTGCCCGTCGCCGTCTGACGGCGATGCTGCTGGTGGGGATGACCGGCTACGGCACGGCGATGCTGTTCGTCCTGCACGGAGCACCCGATCTGGCGCTGACCCAGTTTCTGGTGGAGACCGCGACGATCGCGGTCTTCGTGCTGGTGCTGCGTCGCCTGCCGGAGCGGTTCTCGGCCCGTCCGCTGCGTCGTACCCGCTGGGCCCGTCGGGTCATCGGGGTGGCGGCGGGAGTGGTGGCCGCCGGGTTGGCCCTCGCCGCCGTCGGCGCCCGCCGGGCACCGGACATCTCCGCCGCCTTCCCGGATCTGGCGGTTGTGCAGGGGTACGGCCGCAACGTGGTCAACGTGACCCTTGTCGACATCCGGGCCTGGGACACGATGGGCGAGCTGGCGGTGTTGGTGGTGGCCGCTACCGGGGTGGCCAGCCTGATCTTCGAGCGCTCCCGCACCGGGCCGCGGCCGCGTCGGCCCGAGTCCGACCAGCGGGTGGGTGCACGCGACCGGCCGGTCTGGCTGCGCGGTGGGCCCACTCTCTACGAGGAACGCCGCTCGATCGTGTTGGAGGTGGTCATCCGGCTGATCTTCCACACCGTGGTGCTGTTCTCGCTGTTCCTGCTCTTCTCCGGGCACAACGCGCCGGGCGGCGGGTTCGCCGGTGGGCTGGTAGCGGGTCTGGCCCTGGTGGTCCGCTATCTGGCCGGTGGCCGGTACGAGCTGACCGAGGCGGCCCCGATCGGCGCCGGCGCGATTCTCGGCGCCGGGCTGGCCGTGGCGGTGGGCAGTGGCGTGGTGGCGCTGCTGGTCGGCGGGTCGGTGCTGGAGAGCGCGAAGGTCGACCGCGTCCTGCCCCTGGTCGGTGACGCTCATCTGGTCACGTCGCTCTTCTTCGACATCGGCGTGTACCTGGTCGTGATCGGGTTGGTGCTGGACATCCTGCGCAGCCTCGGCGCCGAGGTGGACCGGCACATCGAGGCCACTGGAACGTCCACCGGCGGGTTGGCCGTCGACAAGGGAGATCGACCGTGA
- a CDS encoding Na(+)/H(+) antiporter subunit C — MTASGARPTLVLVLAVAVLVGCGVILLLERSLTRILLGVVMLGNGVNLLILFGGRSGGAPIVGTGPVERMSDPLPQAMVLTSIVITFGFTAFLLAVAYRSWYLSGDDEVPDDLEDRQIIRRAGRNEMGAVDHGGEGPNGDPEQVDPEPARRRLRRGDESR, encoded by the coding sequence GTGACAGCGAGTGGTGCGCGGCCGACGTTGGTGCTGGTGCTGGCCGTCGCGGTGCTGGTCGGGTGTGGGGTGATCCTGCTGTTGGAGCGCAGCCTGACCCGGATCCTGCTCGGGGTGGTCATGCTCGGAAACGGGGTGAACCTGTTGATCCTGTTCGGCGGTCGGTCGGGTGGGGCGCCGATCGTCGGCACCGGGCCGGTGGAGCGGATGAGCGACCCGCTGCCGCAGGCGATGGTGTTGACCTCCATCGTGATCACCTTCGGGTTCACCGCGTTCCTGCTCGCGGTGGCGTACCGCAGCTGGTATCTCTCCGGTGACGACGAGGTGCCTGACGACCTGGAGGACCGGCAGATCATCCGCCGGGCCGGGCGCAACGAGATGGGCGCGGTCGATCACGGTGGCGAGGGCCCGAACGGTGACCCGGAGCAGGTCGACCCCGAGCCGGCCCGCCGACGGTTACGACGCGGGGACGAGTCGCGATGA